In Candidatus Bathyarchaeota archaeon, one genomic interval encodes:
- a CDS encoding Ku protein, producing MGLEQENQQSAEQTPSEKASAAAPSRSIWSGSITIGLVNVPVKLYSMIYDKGISFHFLHKTDGHPLKYVKMCTKDDQIVPWNEVARGYEVAKNEFIIFDKAELDAAKPESDKRIRISKFVDYFSVDPVYFDRTYALLPDKSKDAYSLLLNALQRTNKAGAARITLRTKEYPALLHPYKGALVLTTLRYSYDVVDPQDFEALHKLSEPQKAELDLAVKIVTDLSGEFDIAEFKDTYQERVEALVAQKMKGEKITVQKPPEEAARGLMVALRETLKQLETQK from the coding sequence TTGGGTTTAGAGCAGGAAAACCAACAAAGCGCTGAGCAAACGCCAAGCGAGAAAGCCAGTGCCGCCGCGCCAAGCCGCTCGATTTGGTCAGGCAGCATAACGATTGGCTTAGTTAATGTGCCCGTTAAGCTTTACTCGATGATTTATGATAAGGGGATATCGTTTCATTTCCTCCATAAAACCGATGGTCACCCGCTTAAGTACGTGAAGATGTGCACCAAAGACGACCAGATCGTGCCATGGAACGAGGTTGCCCGCGGCTACGAAGTCGCCAAAAACGAGTTCATCATCTTTGATAAGGCGGAACTCGACGCCGCCAAACCCGAATCCGACAAACGCATCCGCATAAGCAAATTCGTCGACTACTTCTCAGTTGACCCCGTCTACTTCGACCGCACCTACGCGCTGTTACCCGACAAAAGCAAAGACGCCTACAGCCTACTTCTAAACGCGCTGCAACGCACCAACAAAGCCGGCGCCGCACGCATCACCCTTCGCACCAAAGAGTACCCGGCGCTACTGCACCCCTACAAGGGCGCCCTGGTGCTAACGACCCTGCGCTATTCCTACGATGTGGTGGATCCACAGGACTTCGAGGCGCTTCACAAGCTCTCTGAGCCACAAAAAGCCGAGTTGGATTTGGCAGTGAAAATCGTCACTGACCTCTCAGGAGAATTCGACATCGCCGAATTCAAAGACACCTACCAGGAACGCGTTGAGGCGTTGGTTGCCCAGAAAATGAAGGGTGAAAAAATCACCGTCCAGAAGCCCCCTGAGGAAGCCGCCCGTGGACTCATGGTTGCGCTCCGCGAGACCCTCAAGCAGCTGGAAACACAGAAATGA
- the ligD gene encoding non-homologous end-joining DNA ligase: protein MSRSHYYQPMLAKIAEQAFTDKNWIFEIKWDGFRAVAYIEEPFSLRSRRGKELKSNFPELSELTGLGSGLVVDGEIVVMRDGKPDFQTLLERGQAVSEGEIRRQMQRSPALYVVFDLLEKDGESLTGLPLLERKRLLRESLREGPHVLLSDYIEEKGEAYYRLVLERGLEGIMAKCKDSAYEEGLRTGSWLKIKMLKTCDCVIFGYTQGGNVRAETFGALLLGLYDAGGQPVYVGKVGTGFSEQTLRLLVGKFEKIKTTQAPFKSESGDVVTWLEPRLVCEIVYQVVTRDGRLRMPRFKRLREDKPPQQCTIDQLLEEKTLDVKQEKLSEYQSKRNFGQTPEPSGGNKKGDALIFVVQEHNARRLHYDLRLERDGVLKSWAVPKGIPEAAKVRHLAVETEDHPYDYASFEGTIPKGQYGAGTVKIWDSGHYTVKLWEPDKIEVTLDGTRLHGRYVLVRLKKSEDQKDWLLLKGKDDSA, encoded by the coding sequence ATGAGCCGCAGCCACTACTACCAGCCGATGCTCGCTAAAATCGCTGAGCAAGCCTTCACTGATAAGAACTGGATTTTCGAGATTAAATGGGATGGATTCCGCGCCGTCGCCTACATCGAGGAGCCCTTTAGCCTGCGTAGCCGCCGCGGCAAGGAACTGAAAAGTAACTTTCCTGAGCTCTCTGAGTTGACGGGTCTGGGCAGCGGCTTGGTGGTGGATGGCGAAATCGTTGTTATGCGGGATGGCAAACCTGACTTTCAGACGCTGCTGGAGCGGGGCCAGGCGGTTTCCGAGGGCGAAATCAGGCGGCAAATGCAGCGCTCCCCGGCCCTATACGTCGTCTTTGACCTGCTTGAAAAAGACGGCGAATCGCTAACTGGGTTGCCGCTGCTGGAACGCAAAAGACTGCTCCGTGAAAGCCTCCGGGAGGGCCCCCATGTGCTGCTCTCAGACTACATCGAGGAGAAAGGCGAAGCCTACTATCGGCTGGTACTGGAGCGGGGACTCGAGGGCATAATGGCTAAATGCAAAGACAGCGCCTACGAGGAAGGCCTGCGCACGGGCAGCTGGCTTAAAATCAAGATGCTAAAAACCTGCGACTGCGTCATCTTCGGGTACACCCAAGGCGGCAACGTCAGGGCGGAAACCTTCGGGGCGCTGCTTTTAGGCCTCTACGATGCGGGGGGGCAGCCTGTTTATGTGGGTAAAGTCGGCACGGGCTTTTCGGAGCAGACCCTGCGGCTTCTGGTGGGGAAATTCGAGAAAATCAAAACCACACAGGCACCCTTCAAATCCGAAAGCGGCGATGTCGTCACGTGGCTGGAGCCTAGGCTTGTCTGCGAAATCGTTTATCAGGTAGTGACACGGGATGGTAGACTGAGGATGCCTCGTTTTAAACGGTTAAGGGAAGATAAACCCCCCCAACAATGCACGATCGATCAGTTATTGGAGGAAAAGACGTTGGATGTGAAACAGGAAAAACTCTCTGAGTACCAGTCGAAACGCAACTTCGGGCAAACCCCGGAGCCCAGCGGAGGCAACAAAAAAGGCGACGCCCTAATCTTTGTGGTTCAGGAGCACAATGCAAGACGCCTGCATTATGACCTACGGCTGGAACGTGACGGCGTGCTCAAAAGCTGGGCGGTCCCCAAAGGCATCCCCGAAGCCGCCAAGGTACGCCACTTAGCCGTAGAAACCGAAGACCACCCCTACGACTACGCCAGCTTTGAAGGCACCATCCCCAAGGGCCAATACGGCGCGGGAACCGTGAAAATCTGGGACAGCGGCCACTACACCGTTAAGCTTTGGGAACCCGACAAAATCGAAGTCACCCTCGATGGCACCCGGCTGCATGGACGCTATGTGCTGGTGCGGCTTAAGAAATCCGAGGACCAGAAGGATTGGCTGCTGCTGAAGGGTAAAGATGACTCCGCCTAA
- a CDS encoding DUF72 domain-containing protein, with protein sequence MTPPKLHLGTIGWSYTFWKGNFYPAKTASKDFLGYYAGQFGTVEVDSTFYRIPTEQTIRSWGSQTPKGFLFSFKFPQLITHIRQLRDCQVQTASFLSRLEPLGDRVGALLLQFPPSFTAKHQADLAEYLHSLPDGYRYVVEVRHRSWLTPDFFSLLRMHHVAYAWTDSQYVPETAEVTSDFLYVRWEGNRAAVVGTLGRIEVDQTADLHLWADKLRPYLERGMEVFGYFGKYYSGYPPNDILAFQKSFQQ encoded by the coding sequence ATGACTCCGCCTAAGCTGCATCTGGGCACAATCGGCTGGAGCTACACCTTCTGGAAGGGCAACTTCTACCCCGCCAAAACCGCCTCCAAAGACTTCCTGGGCTACTACGCAGGCCAATTCGGCACCGTCGAGGTGGACAGCACCTTCTACCGCATCCCCACCGAGCAAACCATCCGCAGTTGGGGCAGCCAGACGCCCAAGGGGTTTTTGTTCTCCTTCAAGTTCCCCCAACTGATAACCCACATCAGACAGCTCCGGGACTGCCAAGTCCAAACCGCCTCTTTCCTCTCCCGCCTCGAGCCGCTGGGCGATAGGGTAGGGGCTCTTCTGCTGCAGTTTCCGCCCAGCTTCACCGCAAAGCATCAGGCCGACCTAGCCGAGTACCTGCATAGCCTACCCGATGGATACCGCTATGTGGTGGAGGTGCGCCACAGGTCCTGGTTGACCCCTGACTTCTTTTCCCTTCTACGCATGCATCATGTGGCTTATGCCTGGACTGACAGCCAATATGTGCCGGAAACAGCTGAGGTAACCTCGGATTTCCTCTATGTCCGCTGGGAAGGCAACCGCGCCGCCGTTGTGGGGACATTAGGCAGAATCGAGGTTGATCAAACCGCGGACTTGCATCTGTGGGCAGATAAGCTGAGGCCCTACCTGGAGCGGGGCATGGAGGTTTTTGGGTACTTCGGCAAGTACTACTCAGGCTATCCACCAAACGATATTCTGGCATTTCAAAAATCATTTCAACAGTGA